Proteins encoded together in one Lathyrus oleraceus cultivar Zhongwan6 chromosome 5, CAAS_Psat_ZW6_1.0, whole genome shotgun sequence window:
- the LOC127082759 gene encoding PLASTID TRANSCRIPTIONALLY ACTIVE protein 6, chloroplastic: MKTMSISTTSFFFLTPPPPLPPLSTFTQPSFFPALKLKPLSLQTTSRRNPFLTRADDSDGDSAAPDDYGMDEDEMEEVDNKEDFDIEYDTLAAGDGDIAAVQSTNFVSTQGWDPDTLVDYRIDEDEFHKISLLHCDFFIRKPPDPDNDVYDFREMYVTPPDTDVYSIPKVLAPMPQKYIRCAKSDFGCDNVTEPPVEARRDPLYKHEREIEKVFLTKHYKNRRLGDPEFVLDFEEIYVIDSKTKSITRAKVLVTAPGGRTRDRKSDLLVIADKGNSFKIIHVSEKDDPTTVIERREWIQTREEMERHLRKLRDFSTSNWF, encoded by the exons ATGAAAACCATGTCCATTTCTACCACCTCCTTCTTCTTCCTCACACCCCCGCCACCACTACCTCCTCTCTCCACATTCACACAACCCTCCTTCTTCCCTGCTTTAAAACTCAAACCTCTCTCCCTCCAAACCACCTCACGCCGCAACCCTTTCTTAACCCGCGCCGACGACAGCGACGGCGATTCCGCCGCCCCCGACGACTACGGGATGGACGAAGATGAAATGGAGGAGGTCGACAACAAAGAGGATTTCGACATCGAGTACGATACGTTGGCAGCCGGCGACGGTGACATTGCGGCAGTGCAGAGCACGAACTTCGTTTCTACGCAGGGTTGGGATCCTGATACTCTTGTTGATTACAGAATCGACGAAGATGAGTTTCATAAGATTAGTTTGTTGCATTGTGATTTCTTCATACGGAAACCTCCTGATCCAGATAATGATGTTTATGATTTCAGAGAG ATGTATGTTACTCCTCCAGATACAGATGTTTATTCAATCCCTAAGGTTCTTGCACCAATGCCTCAGAAG TACATTAGATGCGCCAAAAGTGATTTTGGATGCGACAATGTTACAGAACCACCCGTTGAGGCACGTCGAGATCCTCTTTATAAACATGAGAGGGAAATCGAGAAG GTATTCTTGACAAAACACTACAAAAATCGGAGGCTGGGAGACCCTGAGTTTGTCCTAGATTTTGAGGAGATTTATGTTATTGATTCAAAAACTAAGTCAATAACCAGAGCCAAAGTTCTG GTAACAGCTCCAGGAGGGAGAACTAGAGATAGAAAGAGCGACTTGCTTGTTATAGCTGATAAGGGCAACTCCTTCAAAATAATCCACGTG AGTGAAAAAGATGATCCAACAACTGTCATAGAAAGACGAGAGTGGATCCAAACCAGAGAAGAAATGGAGAGACATCTTAGAAAGTTAAGAGACTTCAGCACCTCAAATTGGTTTTGA